The sequence AGATATGCACCCCAAAACCCTGTTTTTGGAAGAGCAAATTACTGATACTGCCTCCCTGGAAAGAGTTTTGACCAAATACAACAGCCCTAAAAAATACTGTATACTTTTTAATCCAGACATTTCACTTTGAGGAATCTATCCTAAAGACTATCTATCATAATCCAAAATGTGAACAGAATATTAACACAAAAATGTTCTCAGTGTTATAAGAGTAAAAACCTACAAAGGACACCCCCTGGGGATGTGGCTCAGTGTGCTGGAGTATCACACAGTCACTACACCTCTACGGGGAATTGTCAATTCCATCACAAATGTTATTTCACGCGACTTGGTGCCAGTGTTCAAAGAGGTCTAAATGCTAAGAATGCAAATACGTTAGAAACACATATACGTAGCATTAAAAGGTTTGCATGAAATATACCAAATTTGTGAGCAGTGGTTTTCTGGGTGGTGAAATTTGTAGTGGTTCTTAATTCATTATACTTTTCTGAATTTGTCTAAGTTTTCAGCAATAAACATtgacaaataaaaggaaatgaatgggTTTCAAAGACAACTTAAAAACAGAGTAAAGGAATGCACAAGAAATTGGCACAGTGTCTGTCCCCGtctggggagggggccgggcAGGGGTCAGCAcaccaggaagccctcctctccattcGTACCTTCTCGCGTCTTCTAAGTTTTGTACCAGCTggtattacctattcaaaaataaataaaaagatttttttttaaagaagatacagaaatataaaCACTAAAGCCACAGGAGCTGAGGTGAAAGCAAGGGAAGTCTTTTAACTCCTGGGGAAGGCAGGACTCGAGGCCTGGACTGCCCTCTTGGCCCCAAGGCCCACTGCAAGTCACCCCAGCACCGGCTAGGCACGGGTGACTTCACTCAGCAGGGCCTGCTCCACCCAACCCCAAACTGTCAGGAGTCGGGCCATCTGCTCCCTGGGGTGTTTCTCCCAGGGGTAAAGGCAGGCAGGCCGGGGGAGGAGCTTCAGTGGACATTGGTGGGGGACCTCTGAGCTGGGACCACCCGTGTCCCCTGGGCCTGGCACAGTAGAACCCAACACAAGAGTAATGGAGGGGCGGGGCTTCCCCCAACCCCCCGTCACCTCCTGTGGGTCAGGAGAATCCCCGTCCTGCCCCAATCAACTCAAGCAGCACATGAATGATCACAGTGGCTTCATCAGCTCCAGGAGTGTGGCCATGGTAAGGCACCTGGTTTGTGCTAGACGAGGCCAGCTAAAGAGCAATTTTTCTGAGAGAGAAAGCCTCAATCCATCCTTAATCACCGTGGGTTCCAATTCACctgaagttttccttttgtttttctctcctctccaacaaagccccagtgcatggctaTAAATcattctaagtccttctagttcttctacgtgagctgctgccacagcatggccactgacagacgggtggtgtggttccatgatggggaagcgaacccaggccaccaaagccgtgagagcactgaacttcaACTgctaggccatgagggctggctccTGGAGTTCTTTACACACACGGGTATGAGGGACACTACCGTCCTCAGCAGAGTGCCTCCCCCGCACCCCCAGCGAGGCCTGCACTGCTCCCGCCCATGGAGAGAGCCCAagtccccaccctgccccagggcctggggaccTGCGGGACGGCCTGCGGCTTCCCCAGGAGACTCGGGCAGTGTGAGCTGTGCACACGCTGGCAGCACACGGAGGCCAGAGCAGCCTGGAAACCAGGCCTCCAGCACTGGAATCGGGAGCTCTTTCCTCCTATAAAGCCACAAATTCAGTACCTTCCTTCGTGTTCCATGTGTATGACTCTGAATGTTAGAGATGCCTTATACCAAATACACAGGAAAAGGACTGCTCAGAAAAAGTTTATTGTAATTTAATAACACAGTCAAGTCGTGGTTCTGAAAGCACAGTGAATACAGTATTAGGGGAAATTTCAGGTGGACACATTTCTCAGGGAGAGCGGCAATCCTACCACTTCAGAAAGAGCAGTACTATTAGGAAAGGACTTAGTTTACAAAGCAGCACTCAAGAAGTACCGTGACTTTTCAAAAGGGGAAAGCAGCCCCCGGGAGCTGGGAGCCAGGCCGCAGCTAGGCACGGAAGGGCTGGGGGCAACAGCCGCTTGCAGATTCACTCAACAAGCCGCCTGCCCCTCCAGGAGGCCACGCAGAAGTCCGCAGGGGACGGGCGCCGGTGATCCCAGCACGGGCGGCTCCGAGGCCACGAGATGGGAACCAGCCCCACACTGGTGCTCGGTGCTCAGTGCTCGGGCCAGGCATCATCTTCACAAGGCAGGACAGCTGAACTGGACGGCCTTGCTCCGCTCTCCCGCGTGAGCCAGAGCGCACTCAGAGCCCACCGAGGACTGCCGGGCGCACCTCCGCTTCTCGCCAGCTGCCCAGGCGCAGGGCTGCGAGTGCGCATTAATGCACACGACCACAGAACACGTCTTCATAAATAATTTCCAGAACATGATATGGCACAGCAGCAGCCTGCTCAAAATCACAGCAGGAGATTTTGCTCCAGTTTAAGGTGACACCCCAGTGCTGGGGCTTCCCAAGCTCCCGGGTCCCCTCCTAGGAGTGAGGAGAGTCATCTAACGAGCCCCTCACGTCCCGGGCAGTGGCCTAGTCATCGTAGCGAACCTCGGCCCGGAGCTCCTTGGTGACATAGTTCACCAGCACGGCCAGCAGGCGCTCCTGCAAGGCCTCGCTGCCCAGGACCAGCGCGGTCAGCTGCACGGCATCCGTCCACTCCAGGTGCCTGACGACGGCCGCGGCTTCGTTAAAGAGCTTCTGCTGCTCGGCCGGCGGCAGCTCCATTATGATCTGTGGGATGGGCCTAAACTGCCCGCTCGTCATCCAGGCCCCTAACAGGCCCCCGACGGCGCCCCCTGGAAGACAAGGAAGCTTCAATTAGTGGCCTGACTCATGGACGCCGGCCGCAGGTTCTCTCGGAGAGCACGGCAGCTGGCAGGACGAGGGGTCACACTCAGGAGCCGGTGGACCGGGGCTCGGCTCCTTCTGCTCTACCAGGCAGCTGGAGGGCAAAGGTCTCTGTGGCCCTCCGTCCACTGGGCTCAGACAGCCGGCACCCAAGCGCGCCTTCCCGGAGCTGCACCCTCGAGGCGCGACACGGAGCATCTGCCCTGAGCTAAGCTGACTGAACCCTCCTCAGGGGCTGCGGGCGTCCCTGCTTCCCGTGAAAGCCTCTCTCACCTGAAAGGAGAGGGCCAAGAGGCCTGCGTGGCCTCAGGGAGGGCCATCTCAGAGGAGAGGCTGCTTCCTCCATCAAACAGCTAGTATGCTCCTTGCCCCTGAACTTGGGACGTTTCCAGTGAAACCAGGTGGTTACAGGACCCTGGGGACAGACCAGGAGAGCCGTGCTCTTGAAGCAGTGTTTTTCATACAACCTCTCCAAAGTTGTATGATGACGAATAACAAATTTAATGTACTCAACTATTGCTCTTTCTGCTGCTCCAAAAGGGCACAAAAATTTCCAGAGGTAAATTTCCTATCAAAGTTGAGGCACACTATTTTGGGACTTGAAGACGTCGTATCAACGGAAAGTTCTGTCTAACCAGGTCTGCTGCAGAACGGCACCCCAGGGCAGGGGTCAAACTCAAGTGCCTTCAGGAGCCAGGCAGGCAACTGAAAGGAGCAAAGTGGGCAGAGTGGGCCTGGGGTGACCTGGAGAGCTGGGGCCCTGTCTACAGCGGCAGTGGCTACAACATGCCAACCAATTGCTGCCGCACAGAATACCAGATTTGTATCTTGACCAAGCCCCATGAGGGGCTGGTctcgtggtgtagtggtgaagttcgtgcactccgcttcagcagcccggggttcgcaaaTTCCGATCccaggcacacacctacacactgctcatcacgccatgcaGGGGATGTGTCCCagacacaaaacagaggaagactggcacagatgttagatcagggccagtcttcctcaagcaaaaaggggaggactggcaacagaagttagctcagggctaatcttcctcacacacacacacaaaaatcccaTGATTTTAAAGTGTTGGTGATCAGATATTTAAAAGATGCAGCCCGGCTGGACTTAGTGAGTCTCTCTGAAAGAATGGAGCACGGAAAGGGGAAACCAGCTTTATAGTGGAGAAAGCTAGCGCGCACGACCTTACCCGGCGATCAAGGTGAACACCACCAGGGAGGTCCTGTCATGTGTCCTGATGTCACGTGTCCCTGAAACAGTGCCatgagaagggcacttcacctcCGCAGTGTTCTTTCCAAAGatcataaccccagtctaatcctGAGAGAGTCATCAGGTACCCCCAAATCGAGAGGTGCTCTACAGAACACCCACTCAGTGCTCCTAACGCGATCAAGGCCAGGGAAAAGGAGCAAAGTCTGAGAATGTCACAGACCGGGAGACTAAGGGGACAGGATGGTTACATGCAACGTGGCGTCTTGAGCTAAAGCCTGCACAGAAAAAGAGCATTAATGCAGAAACTGGTAAAACCCAAATACGGTCTGGAGAATAGTCAACAGTAACATATGTATCAGTGCTACTTTCTTAGTTCCCACAAATGTACCGGGCTGATATGAGATGTTAACATTAAGGGAGCCGAAACTGGGTGAGGGATATATGGGAATTCTCCGCACTATTTCTGCAACTTCTCTGTCAATCTAGTActattccaaaacaaaaagtttatctAAAAGAATGCAGCCCAGGGCAGAGAGAACCCATCTGCAGGCTAGACTCGGCCAACAGGCAGTGAAACCTGCCTCTCCCACGAAGCCCAGCGTGGAGGCGCCCGGAAGCACACCTCCTCTGCCACCGAGGTCAGGCCAGCTCATGTCCTGGGGCCGAGCTCTGCCCCTGGACAGCCTCCCCTCCGCTCTGAAGGAGCATTCCAGGGAGGGAGGACCAGGAAGTTACAAGGGTCACCGAACTTTGCCCGTGACACCAGTGACACGCTTAGAGCCGACAAGAGTGGCACTCATCTACCTAAACCTTTCTGAGAACCTTTCTGAGAACGCCAATATTTGATTCAGAGCAGCACTTAACCAAAGAGACACGAGGAGCATCGACCACCAAGTTACTAACTCTTCAAGgagaaaatttctttgttttctgagtAAAATGATGCTCCCGCCATGACCAGGGGTGGCAGGTATCGAACCCCCCAGGTTCTCTACGTGGACATCCTGTTCTCTATCAGCGTCTACTCAGTCTGAGTAAAACACGTGCTCCCAAAACGGCACCTGGGCACAGCTCTACGACAAACGACCCCTGCACGCCCTCCCCTGAGCACACTGGATGGGGCGGGACAAAGATACAGGACGCCACTGAGGAAGAAGGCAAAGGCCGTGTCTCCTCCCTCACTGGCTACTTCCGGGATGGCAAGAGGCTGAAGTCAGGACTCACTAACTCACAGAGTTCGGGGAGGGAGATGTATATGGAAGGCCTGGGGCCACCCAGacactgatttttctccccagtgTGGCCTCAGCTTAACGAAATGTCCCTTGATGTCAATCCTGCTactgggaagaagagagcaggaagCCTTGCCAGCAAGCAGGGGAACAGGAGCCAACCTCAGCAGAAAAGCCGCCGTCTCCCCGGCCTGTATTCCTGGGAAGCCTGTAAGTCACCCAGAAAGCACTTCCACCAGACCACGAGCTCTCCGAGGCCTCGTCCCCAGCACaggctgcctggcacagaggaggcctTCGGCAGGGAGCTGCAGAGCCCAGGGCGGCAATCCACGCCATTAGCCAATCCCCTGGGTGGCAGGTCCATCTGAGGCCCCTTGAGGGAGGCCTTATCTTGCCCCTCCCCAAGTCAGGCCCGAACGGTGGCCAACTGACACCACCCCAGCCCATGGTTTGGGCCACATAGGAAGGAATTCTTCCTGCTCCTAATCCAAAGGAAGCAACTTCATCCCAGCTCCACGGAATGATGGGAAAATCAGCCAAACTTCATTCATTGCCAGAAACTGGTTCCCAAACGGAAGCAGGTGGTAAAACAAAGGGACAGGGAGGACCCCTCTAGGACTTCGTTTGTCACTTTTTCTGCATGGGACTGCTTTCTTTCGGAAGGAGGCAGCTCACTCTGAACGAGCTTCTGTGCAATGGCCAGACGGCATCTGCTCCCAGCAGGAGCTCCACACACCCCGGCTCCTCCCTGGTTCCCTTGTGCAGTGATGGAATGGTGACGGGGGAAGGGAGACCATCCCCGGGACCCCAGACACCTGCTATCTTCAGACTCTAGGACACATCCCCAGGGGAAAGGTGTCCTCGAGGTCTGCACGACACAGATGCCATTTCTCAGAGTACCCGACGCTTGTGAGACACAGAAGCTTGAATTTTAAACAGGACAAATTATGCTCACAAAGCCCACTTCACAGATTCAGTCTGAACCCAACAGACTCCTCACACAGGACAGACATTCACGAGGTCTCTGTGGGTCTGAGGCCTTTTCACGACACCCATGAGGCACTTGCACTTACCAACGGCTAGTCCCGGTGGGCCACCAACTAAACCACCAACGAAGGCCACAGCTCCTGTGACCAGGGCGCCCCTCCCTGAGTGTTTGAAGGCTGCCTTCATCTTCCTCTCCTCAGAAATGGAGCAGAGCAGCTGCATGACGTCTTCCACCAGGATAGGCATCTCGGCAGGCCTCGGAGGAAGCATTCCAAAGGCAGAGAGTTAATGAGTGAAAGAGCACTTCCACCCAAATGTTACTCTCCCTAGAATTTTGAGGAAGGGTCCTCATTTTTGCGGACAGAGTGGCTCCGCCATGTGCGTGATGGACAGCACCCAGGCATGTGACAAGTTCTCCTCACAGAGAAAGCAGGCAGCATTTAGCTAATAAGCAAACAGAATCAGCAGAGTGGATGAAAGGGCTTCTTTGCCCTCTGATTAACTTCTGATTAATGGCGGATTAAGGAGCAATCCAGCCACACGCTCCCCCAGGTCATCACAAGTGAGGCAAGCCTACCCTCTCTTGCGTCCGCAGCCTCCCACCAGCTCAGGCAATCCctgaggcacagagcctggcagatGAGGAGAGCCCCACCCTCGTGTCCTCTTTTGTGTGAGAGGGCATCAGCTCATGCCACGccaaaggaggggaaaggacagGACTCTGCAACCATAATGGCCTTGCGCCTGCACTTGCCCGCCGTGTGACCGTGAGCAGAGGCAGATTCCTCGCCTGTAAGATGGAGATAAACCACCTATAGGCTGGATTCCTGTAAGGTCTAAGCAGAGATGCAAGGCGCCTGGTGCAAGTGTGGGACACTGCAGACCCGCAGACAAGATGGCTCTAAACGAACATGACTAAGTTCGTTACTAAGGCACACCTCTGGCTTCCATGAGCAGCTACTCCTAAAGTCAGTCCAGCTCGACACATGGGACACTAAAGGCAGGGACACGATGAGGCAGTAAGATGAAACAACCAGAGAATAAAGGATATCAAAGAACCCCAGGGGGTTGCATATGtatggatagacagacagatggacggATGGACCTTTGGAACAATGACCTTTAGAACAATTCTCTGAGGTCAGGAAACTGTTGGCCACCCTGGTGGAAAAATGGCAAGCAGGGGCAAGGGCAAGGGCTGGGTGGGCTTGGCCCGGGGTCGCTGGGAATGGAGAGCCCCAACGCTGTCGGGccactgggcagggctgggagggaaaAATCACAGCATCAATGAGCTGGGCTTCCCCTCCCAGCTCCCGCCCGGCCCAAGCTCGACAGGCACTTTCCTTTCTCACCAACACTGCCATTTACATTCGAGGCTGAAACATTCCAACAGTCGCTAAAGGGCCTTACTGAGGGAGTTCTGGGCAGACCCTGTTACTCAGTATCTTCTGGTTATATGAGCTTTTTTTGACCCGAGGATAATCCAGAACCAGTCTCTAATGGAACACCATCCTCCCAATTCTGGGAGAGAATTTTGAGCCCTTATAGCCAATCTGTACATCTACCACATTGCCACAGTCAGGTTTCCAGAACTTCTCTGCAGTCCCAGGAGAGGTAAGCATCCTTTGCTCTGACCCCTGTAAAAGCCCCTTTCCCCCTTTGATATTCTTGAGATCAGTGACTCCCCACAAGTGCATAGGGTCACTGAAGATCTTGTCAAATATAGCCACTATGGGTGGGCTGAGATTGTGCTTTTCCAACAGGCCCCCAGGTGGTCTTCTGACCTCACTTGGGACAGCAAGACTCTAAGAGATCATGACCCAGGATGGCTCAGGTCTGTCACTCAGTCCTCGGGTTCAGACATTGCAAACAGGTGCCTCCCAGATGTGTCTGTTTACCCAGAGGGGTGTGAGAGGCAGTGGGGGGGCAGGCCCTGCAGGGTTACCCAGGGGACTGGAGGAGAACTCAGGTCTGCCTGTCCTGCTCTGGCTCCAGGCGTCCTCCTGGCTTCCAGGCCCTTCTGCTCACTAGTAGCACCCACTTGCAAATAGAGTGAATGCCTCCTCGTCCTCCTTGGAAGAGAGCCCCTTCCACTCTTGCAGAGGTCAAGACTTGTCCACACAC comes from Equus asinus isolate D_3611 breed Donkey chromosome 26, EquAss-T2T_v2, whole genome shotgun sequence and encodes:
- the C26H19orf12 gene encoding protein C19orf12 homolog isoform X2, producing MPILVEDVMQLLCSISEERKMKAAFKHSGRGALVTGAVAFVGGLVGGPPGLAVGGAVGGLLGAWMTSGQFRPIPQIIMELPPAEQQKLFNEAAAVVRHLEWTDAVQLTALVLGSEALQERLLAVLVNYVTKELRAEVRYDD
- the C26H19orf12 gene encoding protein C19orf12 homolog isoform X1, translating into MRGGAPRGPAEADPEAPAPPEGGRAGPAPRGRGGDRRAGGLRPRRAAGPPPTRPAEMPILVEDVMQLLCSISEERKMKAAFKHSGRGALVTGAVAFVGGLVGGPPGLAVGGAVGGLLGAWMTSGQFRPIPQIIMELPPAEQQKLFNEAAAVVRHLEWTDAVQLTALVLGSEALQERLLAVLVNYVTKELRAEVRYDD